A single region of the Bdellovibrio sp. GT3 genome encodes:
- a CDS encoding cation:proton antiporter, protein MIHLPPLIYDLGIILVVGALVTLLFKKLRQPVVLGYLVAGFLVSQHFPYLPTIQDKASVHTWAEIGVIFLLFGLGLEFSFKKLVKVGGSAGFTAVFEVIFMVGLGYMVGRLIGWNSIDSLFMGGVLSISSTTIIVRAFQELNMKGQRFVELVFGILIVEDIVAVLLLVLLPSLALSEGLNMGTLASVTFRMVFFILLWFVVGIFLLPAFLRKIRNLMEEEITLIVSIALCFMMVAISSLAGFSPALGAFVMGSLLAETPEGHRVEKLINPVKNLFAAVFFVSVGTMIDPKIIVEKPGLIFLLTAVTIFGKFISTYLGALLSGQSRKISMQSGMSLAQIGEFSFIIASLGMTLKVTSDFIYPLAVAVSAVTTFTTPYLIKSSSWCSERVDRLLPDRFKKVLDNYKSTFERQGSRTVASLLVEAYGMKVILNSVVIVALAFGFKLYATEFLRMILPDFRHIQGFTLGLCMVVSVPFFWGLVKGRPAKKLTQDLDVMARLRRLIPVVTVVRVLFAIILLSVMVAQFVSLKVASGALFGAILVMGVLAYRYGEVFYKFFEGEFLSNLTEREREEISKRDEITQLALPWDASISVIEVAIDSNWAGKTLRDLKFKENYSVTIASIIRGSRRFFAPSGNFLLWPYDKIVCFGSDSELQDLNHKVEQERASLISEAETPKYRMGSFVVQADDIYVGKTIRESGIRESQKILVVCIERGPTRILGPSAGTSMQAGDLVWFVSE, encoded by the coding sequence ATGATTCATTTGCCACCATTGATATACGATCTCGGCATCATCCTGGTAGTTGGAGCCTTGGTTACACTGCTTTTCAAAAAACTTCGCCAACCAGTGGTGTTGGGTTACCTCGTTGCTGGTTTCCTGGTCAGTCAGCATTTTCCGTATTTACCGACAATTCAGGATAAAGCGAGTGTTCATACATGGGCTGAAATCGGTGTTATATTCCTGTTGTTCGGTCTGGGCTTGGAGTTCAGCTTCAAGAAGCTTGTTAAAGTCGGGGGATCCGCTGGTTTCACGGCAGTCTTTGAAGTCATCTTCATGGTCGGTCTTGGTTATATGGTGGGCCGTCTGATTGGTTGGAATTCGATCGACAGTCTGTTCATGGGTGGGGTGCTTTCAATTTCCTCCACCACGATCATCGTTCGCGCTTTTCAGGAACTAAATATGAAGGGCCAGCGATTTGTGGAGCTGGTGTTTGGAATATTGATTGTTGAAGATATTGTGGCGGTCCTTCTGCTGGTCTTGTTACCTTCGCTGGCGTTAAGTGAAGGTTTGAATATGGGGACGTTGGCGTCCGTCACCTTCAGGATGGTTTTCTTTATTCTTTTGTGGTTTGTGGTGGGGATTTTCCTGTTGCCGGCATTCCTAAGAAAAATTCGCAACCTCATGGAGGAAGAGATCACTTTGATCGTTTCCATCGCTCTGTGCTTTATGATGGTGGCGATTTCTTCACTGGCGGGGTTTTCTCCGGCACTGGGGGCCTTTGTAATGGGGTCCTTGCTGGCTGAAACACCAGAAGGTCATCGTGTTGAAAAGCTGATCAATCCGGTGAAAAATCTTTTCGCCGCAGTCTTCTTTGTTTCGGTCGGAACGATGATTGATCCTAAAATCATCGTTGAAAAGCCGGGTCTGATTTTTCTTCTGACGGCCGTGACTATATTCGGTAAATTTATCAGCACTTACTTGGGGGCGTTGCTTTCCGGACAAAGTCGCAAGATCTCCATGCAGTCAGGGATGAGTTTGGCGCAAATCGGGGAGTTCTCGTTTATCATCGCCTCTCTGGGGATGACCTTAAAGGTAACCAGTGATTTTATTTATCCACTGGCGGTGGCGGTTTCCGCGGTCACGACTTTCACGACACCTTATTTGATCAAATCTTCCTCCTGGTGTTCTGAGCGCGTGGATCGGCTTCTGCCGGACAGATTTAAAAAAGTTCTGGATAATTATAAATCGACATTTGAAAGGCAGGGCAGTCGCACAGTGGCCTCTTTGCTGGTTGAAGCCTACGGAATGAAAGTCATTCTGAATTCGGTGGTGATTGTGGCCTTGGCGTTTGGTTTTAAACTTTACGCAACTGAATTTCTGCGTATGATTCTTCCGGACTTCAGACATATTCAAGGCTTTACTTTGGGTCTGTGTATGGTTGTGTCGGTTCCGTTTTTCTGGGGATTGGTAAAGGGACGTCCGGCGAAAAAGCTGACTCAGGATCTGGATGTCATGGCGCGCTTGCGTCGTCTGATTCCGGTGGTGACAGTTGTTCGGGTTCTGTTTGCCATTATTTTACTGTCGGTGATGGTGGCGCAGTTTGTGTCTTTGAAAGTTGCGTCGGGAGCTCTGTTCGGTGCAATCCTGGTTATGGGTGTTCTTGCCTATCGCTACGGGGAAGTATTTTACAAGTTCTTTGAGGGTGAGTTTTTGTCCAATCTGACGGAACGTGAGCGTGAGGAAATATCCAAGCGCGATGAAATCACTCAGTTGGCGTTGCCTTGGGATGCCTCAATCAGTGTGATTGAAGTGGCTATTGATTCAAACTGGGCGGGGAAAACCCTGCGTGATTTGAAATTCAAGGAAAATTACAGCGTGACGATCGCTTCTATCATACGCGGTTCGCGCAGATTTTTTGCGCCGTCGGGTAATTTTTTGCTATGGCCCTATGACAAGATCGTTTGCTTCGGCAGTGATTCAGAACTGCAGGATTTGAATCATAAAGTCGAGCAGGAACGCGCAAGCTTAATCTCCGAAGCTGAAACACCCAAGTATCGCATGGGTTCGTTTGTTGTTCAGGCTGATGATATTTATGTCGGAAAAACGATCCGCGAAAGCGGGATTCGTGAATCACAGAAGATTTTGGTGGTTTGTATTGAAAGAGGCCCGACCAGAATCCTGGGGCCGTCGGCAGGAACGTCAATGCAGGCCGGTGATCTAGTCTGGTTTGTGTCGGAATAA
- a CDS encoding CoA transferase subunit B: MPLTREQIAQRISKEVQDGYCVNLGIGIPTLVANYIPKGMSVMLQSENGLLGMGAYPTEDKVDADLVNAGKQTVTAVPGASFFSSADSFAMIRGGHVDLTVLGAMEVDEQGSIANWMVPGKMVKGMGGAMDLVAGARNVIVAMQHTDKEGNSKLRTKCTLPLTGIKCIKKIVSDFGVIEVTDQGFVLKEYAPDLSPEKVLAATEGKMTIAPDCKAMTF, from the coding sequence ATGCCTTTAACAAGAGAACAAATTGCACAACGAATCTCCAAAGAAGTTCAGGATGGTTACTGCGTAAATCTTGGAATTGGCATTCCAACTTTGGTTGCCAACTACATTCCGAAAGGAATGTCCGTTATGTTACAGAGCGAAAACGGTCTTTTGGGAATGGGCGCTTACCCAACTGAAGACAAAGTCGACGCGGATCTGGTGAATGCCGGCAAACAAACTGTGACAGCAGTTCCAGGAGCGAGTTTCTTTTCCAGCGCAGACAGCTTTGCGATGATTCGTGGTGGCCACGTGGACCTTACAGTTTTGGGCGCCATGGAAGTCGATGAGCAAGGCTCCATCGCCAACTGGATGGTTCCTGGAAAAATGGTTAAGGGAATGGGCGGCGCCATGGATCTTGTAGCCGGCGCCCGCAACGTGATCGTAGCCATGCAACACACTGACAAAGAAGGAAACTCCAAACTTCGCACCAAGTGCACTCTGCCTTTGACTGGCATCAAGTGTATCAAGAAAATCGTCAGCGATTTCGGTGTGATCGAAGTGACAGATCAAGGATTCGTTTTAAAAGAATATGCTCCTGATTTATCACCAGAAAAAGTTCTTGCTGCGACAGAGGGCAAAATGACAATTGCGCCTGACTGCAAAGCGATGACTTTCTAA
- a CDS encoding CoA transferase subunit A: MSKKVYKDAMSALDGVKDGMTLVVGGFGLCGIPENSIAALVERGVKNLTCVSNNAGVDDFGLGLLLQKRQIKKMISSYVGENALFEKQYMSGELDLEFCPQGTLAERIRAGGAGIAGFYTPTGVGTLVAEGKEIKNFDGRDYVLERGIVGDFALVKAWKGDKFGNLIFRKTARNFNPMAATAGKITVAEVEELVEVGELDPDQVHTPGVFVQRIFQGTNYQKRIEQRTVSKG; this comes from the coding sequence ATGAGCAAAAAAGTTTATAAAGACGCCATGTCTGCCCTTGACGGGGTCAAAGACGGAATGACTTTGGTCGTTGGCGGCTTTGGTCTTTGTGGAATTCCTGAAAACTCCATCGCGGCCCTTGTTGAACGCGGGGTTAAAAACCTGACGTGCGTTTCCAACAATGCCGGGGTGGATGATTTTGGATTGGGTTTGCTTTTACAAAAACGTCAGATCAAAAAAATGATCTCTTCCTACGTTGGTGAAAACGCCCTCTTTGAAAAACAATACATGAGCGGCGAACTTGACCTTGAGTTCTGCCCTCAAGGCACTTTGGCAGAACGCATTCGTGCCGGCGGCGCAGGTATCGCCGGATTCTATACTCCTACAGGAGTTGGAACTCTGGTTGCGGAAGGCAAAGAAATTAAAAACTTTGATGGCCGCGACTATGTTCTTGAGCGCGGCATCGTTGGTGACTTTGCCTTGGTCAAAGCCTGGAAGGGCGACAAGTTCGGCAATCTGATCTTCAGAAAAACCGCGCGCAATTTCAATCCCATGGCTGCAACTGCGGGTAAAATCACAGTGGCCGAAGTTGAGGAATTGGTTGAAGTGGGAGAATTGGATCCGGATCAGGTTCACACTCCAGGTGTGTTCGTTCAAAGAATCTTTCAAGGAACGAACTATCAAAAACGCATCGAACAGCGCACAGTGAGCAAGGGATAG
- a CDS encoding Crp/Fnr family transcriptional regulator, which produces MAEAKKLAKDNYLFREGDAADAMYIIKSGLLAVTKTKGQSEVMLAEINPGAMVGEMGLFDNKPRSANVKAIKETEVIALPYDSLNKQLDQLPVWVRAILKNLNETIRESNKKIKQLETANADEERFPPHVINKFMSILNFVFNKYGKPEATGVSISSVLLRNYTIQIFQEATNKMTAMVNALTELGYLTQEDRGDGTQKITNLKAAELFAFVDWYNDWLFKQEKDRKEPLTEQECKVLNALILFAKKVPTDNKGLNKVDLSVVQNESMKEVGALIKPDDANSLVEKKYLGDKIMDGTSVFAPVELPFVEPQAQNWSLVNNLKKKLR; this is translated from the coding sequence GTGGCTGAGGCTAAGAAGCTTGCAAAAGACAATTACTTGTTTCGTGAAGGTGATGCAGCGGATGCGATGTACATCATTAAATCCGGTCTGCTGGCTGTAACGAAAACCAAAGGCCAATCTGAAGTCATGCTTGCCGAAATCAATCCTGGCGCCATGGTTGGCGAGATGGGTTTGTTCGACAACAAACCTCGCAGCGCAAACGTCAAAGCCATCAAGGAAACTGAAGTCATTGCCCTGCCCTATGACTCTCTGAACAAACAACTTGATCAGTTGCCAGTATGGGTTCGCGCGATTTTAAAAAATCTGAATGAAACTATTCGTGAATCCAACAAAAAGATCAAACAACTTGAAACTGCAAATGCAGATGAAGAGCGTTTCCCACCTCATGTGATCAATAAATTCATGTCGATCCTGAATTTCGTGTTTAACAAATACGGAAAACCTGAAGCCACAGGCGTCAGTATTTCCTCCGTACTGCTTCGCAATTACACGATTCAGATTTTTCAGGAAGCCACAAATAAAATGACCGCGATGGTGAATGCCCTGACTGAACTGGGTTATCTGACACAGGAAGATCGTGGCGACGGCACACAGAAAATTACCAACCTCAAAGCGGCCGAGTTATTTGCATTTGTTGATTGGTACAACGACTGGTTGTTTAAACAGGAAAAAGACCGCAAAGAACCACTGACAGAACAAGAATGCAAAGTTCTGAATGCACTGATTCTATTTGCTAAAAAAGTTCCGACCGACAACAAAGGTCTGAATAAAGTTGATTTAAGCGTTGTGCAAAATGAATCCATGAAGGAAGTCGGCGCACTGATTAAACCCGACGACGCCAACAGCCTGGTTGAGAAAAAATACCTGGGCGACAAGATCATGGACGGCACATCCGTCTTCGCTCCAGTGGAGCTTCCCTTCGTGGAGCCACAAGCCCAAAACTGGTCACTGGTAAACAATCTGAAAAAGAAACTGCGCTAG
- a CDS encoding bifunctional nuclease family protein, translating into MKEDVLDFQNLKAQIIFAEESGDEETFHQDDLVRLFPYGLSVTGDISRPFLLLKDESHSHTLPVAVSPIEAGVALSQSNKSIAESTPHKFTELLMQSLGIEVRQAVFVEIKGASQYVRLYLTGHPKTNSIKVRADEAMSLCLHLGTPIFATRNYIGRSKIMNATVESNSHVLQNMSGEKPRYLN; encoded by the coding sequence ATGAAAGAAGATGTTTTAGATTTTCAAAATCTGAAAGCACAAATCATTTTCGCGGAGGAATCCGGCGACGAGGAAACATTCCATCAGGACGACTTGGTGCGCTTGTTTCCGTATGGTCTTTCTGTGACGGGTGATATTTCCCGTCCTTTTCTTTTGTTAAAAGACGAATCGCATTCCCATACTCTGCCGGTGGCAGTTTCTCCGATTGAGGCGGGTGTGGCTTTGTCACAATCGAATAAAAGTATTGCCGAGTCGACTCCGCACAAGTTCACGGAACTTTTGATGCAATCATTGGGGATAGAAGTCCGTCAGGCTGTGTTTGTGGAAATCAAGGGGGCGAGCCAGTACGTTCGTCTTTATTTGACCGGTCATCCAAAAACAAATTCAATTAAGGTGCGTGCTGATGAAGCGATGTCTCTTTGCTTGCATTTGGGCACGCCTATTTTTGCCACTAGAAACTACATTGGTCGTTCAAAAATTATGAATGCGACGGTGGAAAGCAATTCCCACGTACTCCAAAACATGTCTGGCGAAAAGCCCAGATATCTAAACTAA
- the miaB gene encoding tRNA (N6-isopentenyl adenosine(37)-C2)-methylthiotransferase MiaB, whose amino-acid sequence MPEITKQIEGINQDVGQGRGVYISTYGCQMNVNDTERMYSLLEMQNFAPVDKPEDASLIIINSCSVREKPVHKVYSEVGTFRKMKEKNPDLRIGVGGCVGQQEKENLIKNQPMIDFVFGTDQIDSLPYLVADSFMDREKRISAKFQHRAPYHIETMVRNPGVATFVNITKGCDNFCTFCVVPYTRGREKSRPLQHILTDIRHLVKRGMKEVTLLGQNVNSYSDSDVDFADLMAKVATETDVERIRFTTSHPKDFNQKLADTMAKHQDKIMEYIHLPFQSGSTRVLERMNRIYTREEYLEKIAMLRKSIPNVVFSTDIIVGFPGETEEDFQDTMKMVQEGGFETIFAFKYSPRPFTKAAKFEDQIAEEVKTERLNRLFDMHDKMSFELVKRYEGQIMKVLVENTDREEGKVHGRSTGNKLVHLKGSPDLIGKTVDVRITRAFPATFHGELVQ is encoded by the coding sequence ATTCCTGAAATCACCAAGCAAATTGAAGGCATTAATCAAGATGTTGGTCAGGGCCGTGGTGTTTATATTTCCACTTACGGATGTCAGATGAACGTGAACGACACGGAACGCATGTACTCTCTTCTGGAGATGCAGAACTTTGCGCCCGTGGATAAGCCTGAAGACGCGTCTTTGATCATCATCAACTCCTGCAGTGTGCGGGAAAAACCGGTTCATAAAGTTTATTCCGAAGTCGGAACTTTCAGAAAAATGAAAGAGAAAAATCCTGACTTGCGTATCGGAGTTGGCGGCTGCGTGGGTCAGCAGGAAAAAGAAAACCTGATCAAGAACCAACCGATGATCGACTTCGTATTTGGTACTGATCAAATCGACAGTCTTCCGTACTTGGTTGCTGACAGCTTCATGGATCGCGAAAAACGCATCAGTGCGAAGTTCCAGCACCGCGCCCCTTATCACATTGAAACCATGGTTCGTAATCCGGGTGTGGCGACGTTTGTTAACATCACCAAGGGTTGCGATAATTTTTGTACCTTCTGCGTGGTTCCGTACACTCGCGGTCGCGAAAAATCCCGTCCGTTGCAACACATTCTGACGGACATCCGTCACCTGGTGAAGCGCGGAATGAAAGAAGTTACTTTGCTGGGGCAAAACGTAAATTCATATTCTGACAGCGATGTGGATTTTGCTGATTTGATGGCGAAGGTTGCCACTGAGACGGATGTTGAAAGAATTCGTTTCACCACATCTCATCCAAAAGACTTCAATCAGAAGCTGGCGGACACTATGGCAAAACATCAGGACAAAATCATGGAGTACATCCATCTGCCATTCCAAAGCGGCAGCACGCGTGTCCTGGAGCGTATGAATCGTATTTACACTCGTGAAGAGTATCTGGAAAAGATCGCAATGCTGCGCAAGTCGATTCCCAATGTGGTGTTCTCTACAGATATCATCGTGGGTTTCCCGGGTGAGACCGAAGAGGATTTCCAGGATACAATGAAGATGGTTCAAGAGGGTGGTTTTGAAACTATTTTTGCATTCAAATACTCGCCACGTCCGTTCACCAAAGCTGCAAAGTTTGAAGATCAAATTGCGGAAGAGGTTAAGACGGAGCGTTTGAACCGTTTGTTTGATATGCATGATAAAATGTCCTTCGAATTGGTAAAACGTTACGAAGGTCAGATTATGAAAGTTCTGGTTGAAAACACAGATCGTGAAGAAGGCAAAGTTCACGGTCGTTCCACAGGGAATAAACTGGTGCACTTGAAAGGTTCACCGGATTTGATCGGTAAAACGGTCGATGTGCGTATCACGCGTGCCTTCCCGGCTACCTTTCATGGAGAGTTGGTTCAGTAA
- a CDS encoding gamma carbonic anhydrase family protein — protein MSSPFVKARGKQPVVAEKVFIADNARIISDVEIGEGSSIWYNVTVRGDVMPIKIGKEVNVQDGSVIHGTYGKYGTTLHDRVTIGHLVMLHGCEIGRATLVGMGSIVMDGVKVGDHCLIGAGSLVTEGTEIPPRSLVVGRPAKVKRALSDEEVALLEKSADNYLLYKTWYE, from the coding sequence ATGAGCAGTCCATTTGTTAAGGCACGCGGTAAGCAACCGGTTGTGGCTGAAAAAGTTTTTATTGCAGACAACGCACGCATCATCAGTGATGTGGAAATCGGGGAAGGTTCCTCGATCTGGTACAATGTCACCGTTCGCGGTGATGTCATGCCGATAAAAATTGGCAAAGAAGTGAATGTTCAGGATGGCAGTGTCATTCATGGCACATACGGAAAGTATGGAACCACTTTGCACGATCGTGTGACCATTGGTCACTTGGTGATGTTGCATGGCTGTGAGATTGGCCGGGCAACACTTGTGGGTATGGGTTCTATTGTTATGGATGGAGTTAAAGTTGGCGATCATTGCCTGATCGGTGCTGGCTCCCTCGTGACCGAAGGGACCGAGATTCCTCCCCGCAGTCTTGTCGTGGGACGTCCGGCCAAGGTAAAACGCGCATTATCCGATGAAGAGGTCGCATTGTTGGAGAAGTCAGCGGACAACTATTTGCTATATAAAACCTGGTACGAATAA
- a CDS encoding DUF4097 family beta strand repeat-containing protein, with product MSAITVILISLFVQPLWAATFEAPVQEGTRLVIKGLDAQVQLVAAPGANSVKISGVEESGFEGAYVVTKKENIIEVSMNEFGSKKTWMNILPKASSQAKKIEISGAAVPVEVQLKSGSVVAQRWSKDLKVSMTSGRVATANGTGTLQLYVQKGEISVADHVGRVNADGYSGAMNLKNIQGDVDASMFSGQLNLEKVRGFVSLTTQQATGKVNQGSGTIQFENGKGSLSLQAFQGRLEGQNQDGNVTINMTLDSEVDVKSKAGRVNIISPAASGASVNLYTVDGEIFVPNELRVSKLSSEKSVRGRLRGTAQRGSISVRGQETTIQVK from the coding sequence ATGTCAGCGATCACCGTCATCTTGATAAGTCTTTTCGTTCAGCCTCTTTGGGCAGCCACATTTGAGGCTCCTGTGCAGGAAGGAACTCGTTTGGTTATTAAGGGCCTCGACGCCCAGGTTCAACTGGTCGCAGCTCCCGGCGCAAATTCTGTAAAAATCTCAGGTGTTGAAGAGTCGGGTTTTGAAGGTGCCTATGTGGTTACCAAAAAAGAGAATATCATTGAAGTCTCCATGAATGAATTCGGGAGCAAGAAAACCTGGATGAATATCTTGCCGAAAGCGAGCTCCCAAGCGAAAAAGATCGAAATTTCCGGTGCTGCTGTGCCAGTGGAAGTTCAGCTTAAGAGTGGCAGCGTTGTTGCTCAAAGATGGAGCAAAGATCTGAAAGTGAGCATGACTTCAGGACGCGTTGCCACAGCCAATGGGACAGGTACTTTGCAGCTCTATGTACAAAAGGGCGAGATCAGCGTTGCTGACCATGTGGGGCGCGTTAACGCTGATGGATATTCTGGTGCCATGAACTTAAAAAATATCCAAGGGGACGTGGATGCCTCGATGTTTTCGGGTCAATTGAATCTGGAAAAAGTTCGCGGCTTTGTCTCGCTTACGACGCAGCAGGCGACAGGAAAAGTGAACCAAGGGTCCGGAACAATTCAATTTGAAAATGGCAAGGGGAGTTTGAGTCTTCAGGCGTTTCAAGGTCGTCTTGAGGGGCAGAATCAAGATGGCAATGTCACTATCAACATGACTTTGGATTCAGAGGTCGATGTAAAATCCAAAGCGGGTCGTGTTAATATCATCTCTCCAGCGGCTTCGGGGGCCAGCGTCAATCTGTACACAGTCGATGGGGAAATTTTTGTTCCCAACGAACTCAGAGTCAGCAAGTTAAGTTCTGAGAAAAGTGTGCGGGGGCGTCTGCGTGGCACAGCACAAAGAGGCAGTATTTCGGTACGCGGCCAAGAGACAACAATTCAAGTAAAATGA
- a CDS encoding thiolase family protein: protein MENVVIVSSVRTPVASFQGGFGAVPAPKLGAAAIKEALNRAGVSPNEIDEVIMGEVLTAGVGQAPARQAALYAGLGNNTPCMTINKVCGSGLKAVMLAADNIKLGNTKIAIAGGQENMTLAPHLLENSRSGYRMGPTQMTDSMIKDGLWDPYNNFHMGNAAEICVKEHNFTREQQDAFAVDSYKKAQKAWADGVFKNEIVPVTVAGRKGDVVIDKDEEPFNTNFDKIPGLKPAFDKAGTITAANASKINDGGAAHVLMSESEAKKRGAKPLAKIVAHGTFAHEPKYFTTAPVGAIKKALDKAGLKVGDIDLWEINEAFAVVTQVAMKELEIPAEKVNVHGGAVAIGHPIGASGARILTTLVHALHTHNKRYGLATLCIGGGEAVALIIEKA from the coding sequence ATGGAAAATGTAGTGATTGTCAGCAGCGTCAGAACTCCTGTCGCATCCTTTCAAGGTGGTTTCGGTGCAGTACCTGCTCCCAAACTAGGCGCCGCTGCGATTAAAGAAGCTTTGAATCGCGCTGGTGTTTCCCCAAATGAGATCGACGAAGTGATTATGGGTGAGGTATTGACTGCAGGTGTGGGACAAGCTCCAGCTCGTCAAGCTGCTCTTTATGCTGGACTTGGCAACAACACTCCGTGCATGACGATCAATAAAGTTTGCGGTTCTGGCTTGAAGGCCGTGATGCTTGCCGCTGATAATATCAAATTGGGCAACACCAAAATTGCAATCGCTGGTGGTCAGGAAAACATGACTTTGGCTCCGCACTTGTTGGAAAACTCCCGTTCTGGTTACCGCATGGGACCAACGCAAATGACTGACTCCATGATCAAAGATGGTCTTTGGGATCCGTACAATAATTTCCATATGGGAAATGCCGCAGAGATTTGCGTAAAAGAACATAACTTCACTCGCGAGCAACAAGATGCTTTCGCAGTCGATTCTTACAAAAAAGCACAAAAAGCCTGGGCTGATGGCGTATTCAAAAACGAAATCGTTCCGGTGACTGTTGCGGGCCGCAAAGGTGACGTGGTTATCGATAAAGACGAAGAGCCATTCAACACCAACTTCGATAAAATTCCAGGATTGAAACCGGCTTTCGATAAAGCGGGCACAATCACGGCGGCAAATGCTTCCAAAATCAACGACGGGGGCGCAGCTCACGTTTTGATGTCTGAGTCTGAAGCTAAAAAACGTGGCGCAAAACCTTTGGCTAAAATTGTAGCGCACGGAACTTTCGCGCACGAGCCTAAATACTTCACAACAGCACCTGTTGGCGCGATCAAGAAAGCTTTGGATAAAGCGGGCTTGAAAGTGGGCGACATCGATCTTTGGGAAATCAACGAGGCTTTCGCAGTTGTCACTCAAGTGGCAATGAAGGAATTGGAAATCCCTGCTGAAAAAGTAAATGTGCACGGTGGTGCCGTTGCTATCGGTCACCCGATCGGTGCTTCTGGGGCTCGTATCCTGACGACATTGGTCCATGCTCTTCACACTCATAACAAACGCTATGGTTTGGCGACTTTGTGTATTGGTGGCGGCGAAGCGGTGGCTTTGATCATCGAAAAGGCGTAA
- a CDS encoding formylglycine-generating enzyme family protein: MKPLMSRRLILFPMLVIFVVLFTGGSAFFEKRNFKHQEADVRGDISTLEESEISEESVMSPLNPNFRQSMVWIPGGEFWMGSSNKTVLDAQPVHRVHVDGFWMDQYLVTNQDFAEFVDETGYITIAERRLDPKDHPDLPPELLEPGSIIFSPRIERPDLGISGSAYWRWQAGANWRHPEGPQSDLRGRELMPVIHVSYTDAEAYAKFRGKRLPTEAEWEFAARGGLDRKPFSWGTEFRPAGKFMANTWQGNFPYFDSAEDGFKGLSPVGSFPPNGYELFDMTGNVWQWVSDWYRDDYFREFAKLAVARNPRGPDKAENELDPSLKKRVQKGGSYLCTDAYCSNLDPAARRHGDIWSGSPQVGFRLVTSDPKNASQAEKRKFSQINTEL, encoded by the coding sequence ATGAAACCATTGATGTCCCGCCGTCTAATTTTATTTCCCATGCTGGTTATATTTGTCGTGCTCTTTACTGGAGGCTCGGCTTTTTTTGAAAAGCGAAATTTTAAGCATCAGGAAGCTGATGTTCGTGGGGATATATCGACTTTGGAAGAAAGTGAGATTTCTGAAGAGTCTGTGATGAGTCCGTTGAATCCCAATTTCCGCCAGAGCATGGTTTGGATTCCGGGTGGTGAATTTTGGATGGGCAGTTCCAATAAAACAGTACTGGATGCACAGCCGGTTCATCGTGTTCATGTGGATGGATTTTGGATGGATCAATATCTGGTGACGAATCAGGATTTTGCAGAATTCGTTGATGAAACCGGTTACATCACAATTGCCGAAAGAAGACTGGATCCAAAAGATCATCCGGATCTTCCGCCGGAGTTGCTGGAACCCGGTTCGATTATTTTCAGTCCACGGATTGAGCGCCCTGACTTGGGCATCAGTGGTTCTGCTTATTGGCGCTGGCAAGCGGGTGCAAACTGGAGACATCCTGAAGGGCCGCAAAGTGATTTGCGGGGTCGTGAGTTGATGCCTGTCATTCATGTTTCTTATACGGATGCTGAAGCCTATGCGAAGTTCCGTGGAAAACGCCTGCCCACTGAAGCCGAGTGGGAATTTGCGGCACGCGGAGGTCTGGATCGTAAGCCATTTAGTTGGGGAACTGAATTTCGCCCCGCCGGCAAATTCATGGCGAACACTTGGCAGGGGAATTTCCCATATTTTGACTCTGCAGAGGATGGTTTTAAAGGATTGTCTCCAGTGGGGAGCTTTCCACCGAACGGGTATGAACTTTTTGATATGACTGGAAACGTCTGGCAGTGGGTCTCGGACTGGTATCGGGATGATTACTTCAGAGAGTTTGCAAAACTGGCGGTGGCACGGAATCCCCGTGGACCTGATAAAGCCGAGAATGAGCTGGATCCTTCTTTGAAAAAGCGTGTGCAAAAAGGGGGATCTTATTTGTGCACTGACGCCTATTGTTCCAACCTGGATCCTGCGGCTCGACGTCATGGGGATATCTGGAGTGGCTCGCCACAGGTGGGGTTTCGTCTGGTGACCTCGGACCCAAAAAATGCATCGCAAGCCGAGAAGCGAAAATTTTCGCAAATCAATACAGAGCTGTGA